Proteins from a single region of Thiomicrorhabdus sp. Kp2:
- a CDS encoding HDOD domain-containing protein, translating into MQQKLRNALHAIKGQTIPELPDDILRLEKEIKSKFASTASVAEIIEMNTTLSGEVMKLVNSPVVKLKTPIRSIREAVNVMGLDNIYNLVVSAAITNMFGKKGLFKDIMDQSVDVAFCMADISEWVEGVTRDEAYMLGLFHNVGALMLASKNEGQYESIFRNSMSLPFKIILKEREAFGSDHAMIGVLIGQKWHLPVNMLNAIMLHHNEDCSRIQNDQVRAMVAMIKLANAIVAEISLGAYRGGEMRAYEQDGLNELMIEDHVISEIRSALMSYNFKD; encoded by the coding sequence ATGCAACAAAAACTTCGTAACGCATTACACGCGATTAAAGGCCAAACTATTCCAGAGCTTCCTGATGATATTTTGCGTCTTGAAAAAGAGATTAAGAGCAAGTTTGCCAGTACCGCTTCTGTCGCAGAAATCATTGAAATGAACACCACGCTGTCTGGTGAAGTGATGAAGTTGGTGAACTCACCTGTGGTTAAGTTAAAAACGCCCATCAGATCAATTCGTGAGGCTGTGAATGTTATGGGGTTAGACAATATCTATAACCTCGTGGTTTCTGCCGCAATCACCAATATGTTTGGCAAAAAAGGCCTCTTTAAAGACATTATGGATCAAAGTGTTGATGTGGCCTTTTGTATGGCGGATATATCTGAGTGGGTTGAAGGCGTTACCCGCGATGAAGCGTATATGCTTGGTCTATTTCATAATGTTGGGGCATTAATGCTGGCCTCTAAAAATGAAGGACAGTACGAGTCAATATTCAGAAACTCGATGTCTTTGCCATTTAAAATTATCTTAAAAGAGCGCGAAGCTTTTGGCTCTGATCACGCAATGATAGGTGTATTAATTGGCCAAAAATGGCATTTACCAGTCAATATGCTGAATGCCATTATGTTGCATCACAATGAAGATTGTTCTCGAATTCAAAATGACCAAGTTAGAGCGATGGTTGCCATGATTAAATTAGCCAATGCAATTGTGGCTGAAATATCGCTAGGAGCTTATCGTGGTGGCGAAATGCGAGCTTATGAACAAGATGGTTTGAATGAATTAATGATTGAAGACCATGTGATATCTGAGATTAGATCGGCATTAATGTCGTATAACTTTAAAGATTGA
- the lon gene encoding endopeptidase La has protein sequence MTDKNNNEIPELAEVDIKPSHSEEGESTRTQNAITFEEASDIEAVIDEEEDDIDEEQIKIEVNEALAKKLIQTANAVLEGEHIVSNPGSIFGQLAKPELTIPREIFLLPVKERPFFPGQQLPVLLNKESWGETYEAIKASKCKYIGIIFVNTEQHDRAEPSDFCQIGTLVKIHDPKVKEDYIQLIAEGVKRFEIKEWISGKAPYRALVNYPKDVIDGSDKEFKAYGLAIMNAFRELLPLNPLYSEELKYFLNRYSASEPSQLADFAAGLTTAENDKLQDVLETLKLAERMEKVLALFKQEIEVTKLQFNIRERVEENLSEHQRDFFLRQQLNEIQKELGMVKDDQTVDTDRFRERIEKLALSEEASKKAEEELSKLNMLDPQSPEYNVARNWLDWLTQLPWGKHSKDLLDLKRAKKVLDKGHDGLEDVKDRILEFLAVGALKGEVAGSIICLVGPPGVGKTSIGRSIAESLGRKFYRFSVGGMRDEAEIKGHRRTYIGAMPGKFVQALKDCETANPVIMLDEVDKIGASFQGDPASALLEVLDPEQNSEFMDHFMDVRFDLSKALFVCTANTLDSIPGPLLDRMEVIRLSGYITEEKVQIAKHHLWPSLLEEAGLTKEQVQITPAAIRHVIEGYARESGVRNLKKQLAKLVRKLAFKFVTSDLTHFKIHVNELEEMLGQPRFVPEKVNQQIGTVTGLAWTSMGGATLTIEASRVHTLNRGFKLSGQLGEVMQESAGIAYSFISSNLEKYKADPEFFDKAFVHLHVPDGATPKDGPSAGVTMATALLSLARGEPIKTALAMTGELSLTGLVLPVGGIREKVIAAKRIGIKELILPEDNRKDYQELPDYLQEGMGIHFAKNFDEVARLTFNIRTKSIALKTYLAHKAAAEEFNTQH, from the coding sequence ATGACTGATAAAAACAACAATGAAATCCCTGAACTTGCCGAAGTTGACATAAAACCTTCCCATTCTGAAGAAGGTGAATCCACACGTACCCAAAATGCCATAACCTTTGAGGAAGCGTCAGATATTGAAGCCGTTATTGATGAGGAAGAGGATGACATTGACGAAGAACAGATCAAAATTGAAGTCAATGAAGCCCTAGCTAAAAAACTCATTCAAACCGCTAATGCGGTGCTTGAGGGGGAACACATTGTGAGTAATCCAGGCAGTATTTTTGGCCAACTCGCTAAACCTGAATTAACCATTCCTCGTGAGATTTTTTTACTGCCCGTTAAGGAACGTCCGTTTTTTCCAGGTCAACAATTGCCTGTTTTGCTTAATAAAGAGAGCTGGGGAGAAACCTACGAAGCCATTAAAGCCAGCAAATGCAAATACATTGGGATTATTTTTGTTAATACCGAACAGCATGATAGAGCGGAACCGAGCGATTTCTGCCAAATAGGTACCTTGGTTAAAATCCATGATCCCAAAGTGAAAGAGGATTACATTCAGCTCATTGCTGAAGGGGTAAAACGTTTTGAAATTAAAGAATGGATTTCGGGTAAAGCCCCCTATCGTGCTTTAGTAAATTACCCTAAAGACGTTATTGATGGTTCGGACAAAGAGTTTAAGGCTTACGGTTTGGCCATTATGAATGCCTTTAGAGAGTTATTACCTTTAAACCCACTTTACAGTGAAGAGTTAAAGTACTTCTTAAACCGCTATAGCGCCAGCGAACCTTCACAATTAGCGGACTTTGCTGCGGGTTTAACCACCGCTGAGAACGATAAACTGCAAGATGTTTTAGAAACTCTAAAACTTGCTGAACGAATGGAAAAGGTACTGGCACTCTTTAAACAAGAAATTGAAGTCACCAAACTGCAGTTTAATATTCGTGAACGAGTTGAAGAAAATTTATCAGAACATCAACGCGATTTCTTTCTACGTCAACAACTCAATGAAATTCAAAAAGAGTTGGGGATGGTCAAGGATGACCAAACAGTTGATACCGACCGTTTTAGAGAGCGCATTGAAAAACTCGCCCTCTCTGAAGAAGCCAGTAAAAAGGCCGAAGAAGAGCTAAGTAAACTCAATATGCTTGACCCTCAGTCGCCTGAATATAATGTCGCACGCAACTGGTTAGACTGGTTAACGCAACTGCCTTGGGGAAAACACAGCAAAGATTTATTAGATTTAAAACGTGCTAAAAAGGTGCTCGATAAAGGCCACGATGGTTTAGAAGATGTAAAAGACCGTATTCTTGAGTTTTTAGCCGTAGGCGCTTTAAAAGGTGAAGTGGCAGGCTCTATCATCTGTTTAGTGGGGCCGCCTGGTGTGGGTAAAACCTCAATTGGCCGCTCGATTGCCGAATCTTTAGGACGTAAGTTTTATCGTTTTTCAGTAGGCGGAATGCGTGATGAAGCTGAAATAAAGGGCCACAGACGGACCTATATTGGTGCCATGCCTGGTAAGTTTGTGCAAGCACTCAAAGACTGCGAAACCGCAAACCCTGTGATTATGTTAGATGAAGTCGATAAAATTGGTGCCTCTTTTCAGGGTGACCCTGCATCTGCGCTGTTAGAGGTTTTAGACCCCGAGCAAAACAGTGAGTTTATGGATCACTTTATGGATGTGCGTTTTGATTTATCTAAAGCACTTTTTGTCTGCACCGCCAATACCTTAGATTCAATTCCAGGCCCTCTGCTTGACCGTATGGAGGTGATTCGCCTATCGGGTTATATTACTGAAGAGAAGGTGCAAATTGCCAAACATCATCTATGGCCATCCCTTCTTGAAGAGGCTGGACTCACTAAAGAACAAGTGCAAATCACCCCAGCCGCGATTCGCCATGTTATTGAAGGTTATGCGCGTGAATCGGGTGTGCGTAATTTGAAAAAACAACTGGCCAAATTGGTACGAAAATTAGCATTTAAGTTTGTCACCTCTGATTTAACGCACTTTAAAATTCACGTTAATGAACTCGAAGAGATGCTTGGGCAACCCCGTTTTGTACCTGAAAAAGTTAATCAACAAATTGGTACTGTGACAGGGTTGGCTTGGACATCAATGGGTGGCGCAACCCTCACCATTGAAGCCAGCCGAGTACATACTTTAAACCGTGGTTTTAAGTTATCAGGTCAACTCGGTGAAGTGATGCAAGAATCGGCAGGCATCGCTTACAGCTTTATCTCTTCAAACTTAGAGAAATATAAAGCCGATCCTGAGTTCTTTGATAAAGCCTTTGTGCATTTGCACGTGCCAGATGGTGCCACCCCCAAAGATGGGCCTAGCGCTGGGGTAACTATGGCAACGGCTCTACTCTCTTTAGCGCGTGGTGAACCCATAAAAACAGCTTTGGCCATGACCGGAGAGTTAAGTTTGACAGGCCTGGTATTGCCCGTTGGAGGCATTAGAGAAAAGGTGATTGCGGCAAAACGCATTGGTATTAAAGAGTTAATTCTGCCAGAAGACAACCGTAAAGATTACCAAGAACTACCTGACTATTTACAAGAAGGAATGGGCATTCACTTTGCTAAAAACTTTGATGAGGTAGCGCGTTTAACGTTTAATATTCGCACAAAATCTATCGCGTTAAAAACCTACTTAGCGCATAAAGCGGCGGCTGAAGAATTTAATACCCAGCATTAA
- a CDS encoding HDOD domain-containing protein, whose protein sequence is MQDKLRQAIKAIHGQKIPELPEEIIELDKEISSKFANMGNVADIISKNTTLSGELMRLINSPAVKLKEPVNSIREAVTVMGLTNISNLLVAAAIKNIFGSKGLSKDIMDHSVDVAFCMADLSEWVHGITRDEAYMLGLFHNVGAMMLAAKDEETYAGLFRDSMSKPVSAIRKEEEVFDSNHAMIGVLIGQKWRLPVNMLNAIMLHHNEKCERIKNDQVRAMVAMIKVANAIVSEVSLGAYRSEEMRNYEQDGISELMLDSEEVQDIRSSLMCCSLKS, encoded by the coding sequence ATGCAAGACAAACTTCGCCAAGCCATTAAGGCTATCCATGGGCAAAAAATCCCCGAGTTACCTGAAGAAATTATTGAACTTGATAAAGAAATATCAAGTAAATTCGCCAATATGGGAAATGTAGCGGATATTATCTCAAAAAACACGACTCTTTCTGGTGAGCTAATGCGCTTAATTAATTCCCCAGCTGTTAAGCTCAAAGAGCCTGTTAATTCAATTCGTGAAGCGGTAACCGTAATGGGGCTTACTAATATATCAAACCTATTGGTCGCAGCGGCAATCAAGAATATCTTTGGCAGTAAGGGATTATCCAAAGACATTATGGATCACAGTGTGGATGTGGCCTTTTGTATGGCGGATTTATCGGAATGGGTGCATGGGATTACTCGAGATGAGGCCTACATGCTTGGTTTGTTTCATAATGTGGGCGCGATGATGCTTGCAGCAAAAGATGAAGAAACTTATGCAGGGCTTTTTAGGGATTCAATGTCCAAACCCGTCTCGGCAATCAGAAAAGAGGAAGAGGTTTTTGATTCAAATCATGCCATGATTGGAGTTTTAATTGGCCAAAAATGGCGTTTGCCTGTGAATATGCTTAATGCCATTATGCTGCATCATAATGAAAAATGTGAACGTATTAAAAATGATCAAGTCAGGGCGATGGTAGCAATGATTAAAGTTGCGAATGCGATCGTTTCAGAAGTTTCATTGGGTGCTTACCGTAGTGAAGAAATGAGGAATTACGAACAAGATGGAATCAGTGAGTTAATGCTTGATTCAGAAGAAGTCCAAGATATACGATCATCATTAATGTGTTGTTCGCTTAAAAGCTAG
- the aroC gene encoding chorismate synthase has protein sequence MSGNTLGQNFRVTTFGESHGLALGCIVDGCPPGLELTEADIQQELDRRKPGTSKHATARREDDEVQILSGVFEGKTTGTPIGMIIHNKDQRSKDYSKVAETFRPAHADYTYTQKYGFRDYRGGGRSSARETAMRVAAGAIAKKYLKERLGIEVKGYLSQLGPITVDNVTWPFDNLNEYFCPSPEKSEEIRDYMDNLLKQKDSVGAKITIVAKNVPVGLGEPVFDRLDADLAHALMSINAVKGVEIGDGFAVAAQRGTEHRDEMSPQGFASNHAGGILGGISTGQDIVAHIALKPTSSIMTPGKSINADGEAIEMVTKGRHDPCVGIRATPIAEAQMAIVLLDHFMRNRAQNGDVVPPIMDLAHAGE, from the coding sequence ATGTCTGGTAATACTTTAGGTCAAAATTTTAGAGTCACCACCTTTGGCGAAAGTCATGGTTTGGCATTGGGTTGCATTGTGGATGGTTGCCCTCCAGGTTTAGAGTTAACCGAAGCGGATATTCAACAAGAACTTGACCGCAGAAAGCCAGGTACCTCTAAACACGCTACCGCTCGTCGTGAAGATGACGAAGTACAAATTTTGTCGGGCGTGTTTGAAGGGAAAACCACGGGTACGCCAATTGGAATGATTATTCATAACAAAGACCAGCGTTCAAAAGACTACTCAAAAGTGGCTGAGACCTTTAGACCTGCTCATGCGGATTATACCTACACGCAAAAATATGGTTTTCGTGATTACCGTGGCGGTGGGCGTTCATCCGCACGTGAAACGGCCATGCGTGTTGCTGCGGGTGCAATCGCTAAAAAGTATTTAAAAGAGCGTTTAGGTATTGAAGTCAAAGGTTACCTTTCTCAGTTAGGGCCTATTACGGTGGATAATGTCACTTGGCCATTCGATAACTTAAACGAATATTTTTGCCCAAGCCCAGAGAAGAGCGAAGAGATTCGTGACTACATGGATAATTTGCTCAAGCAAAAAGATTCAGTGGGTGCCAAAATTACCATCGTGGCTAAAAATGTGCCTGTTGGATTAGGTGAACCCGTATTTGACCGTTTAGATGCCGATTTAGCGCACGCTTTAATGAGCATTAATGCCGTTAAAGGTGTTGAAATAGGTGATGGTTTTGCGGTGGCTGCTCAGCGTGGTACAGAGCACCGAGATGAGATGTCACCGCAAGGGTTTGCCTCTAATCATGCGGGTGGTATTTTGGGTGGTATCTCAACGGGTCAAGATATTGTGGCTCATATCGCTTTAAAGCCAACGTCGAGCATTATGACACCAGGTAAAAGTATTAATGCAGATGGTGAAGCGATTGAGATGGTGACTAAAGGACGTCATGATCCATGTGTCGGAATTAGAGCAACCCCGATTGCTGAAGCACAAATGGCGATAGTCTTACTTGACCACTTTATGCGTAACCGTGCTCAGAATGGCGATGTGGTTCCACCTATTATGGATTTGGCTCACGCTGGCGAATGA
- a CDS encoding cytochrome b, with translation MQLTNQQHTYGWVSIVLHWTVAISVLAMFALGLWMVELDYYSTWYHDAPYIHKSVGVLLVSLMLLRYFWNILNPKPSALGESIFLKVIASSVHLLLYLLVFLLGLSGYFISTAESQAISVFNWFSVPALVAPISEQADIAGEVHKWLAFTLIGFVALHFIGALKHHFIDKDSTLKRMLKPLLKP, from the coding sequence ATGCAATTAACAAATCAACAACATACTTATGGCTGGGTTTCCATTGTGCTTCACTGGACGGTTGCTATTTCAGTATTGGCTATGTTTGCTTTAGGTTTGTGGATGGTTGAATTAGATTACTATTCAACCTGGTATCACGATGCGCCCTATATTCATAAATCAGTCGGTGTACTGTTAGTTTCGCTGATGTTGCTGAGGTATTTCTGGAATATCTTAAATCCAAAACCGAGTGCGCTTGGGGAATCCATTTTTTTAAAAGTTATCGCTTCAAGTGTGCATTTGCTTTTGTATCTATTGGTGTTTTTGTTAGGTCTTAGTGGCTATTTCATTTCAACAGCCGAGTCTCAAGCTATTTCTGTTTTTAACTGGTTTTCTGTTCCCGCTCTAGTAGCGCCAATCTCTGAACAAGCGGATATTGCTGGTGAGGTACACAAATGGCTAGCTTTTACCTTAATAGGCTTTGTTGCTTTACATTTTATTGGCGCGCTAAAACATCACTTTATAGATAAAGACAGCACTTTGAAACGAATGCTAAAACCCCTTTTAAAACCGTAA
- the mog gene encoding molybdopterin adenylyltransferase yields the protein MQKSEIKIGFVTVSDRASRGEYEDLGGPAMQEWIGQALSNDWTAVAKVIEDEQSVIEATLIDMVDNHGCGLILTTGGTGPAKRDVTPEATENVCDKILDGFAEQMRAVSLQYVPTAILSRQIAGTRGSCLIINLPGKPSAIGECLEAVFPAVPYCIDLIEGPYLETNDSFVKGFRPKHAKKPNA from the coding sequence ATGCAAAAGAGTGAAATTAAAATTGGTTTTGTCACCGTGTCCGATCGAGCAAGCCGTGGTGAGTATGAAGATTTGGGTGGTCCAGCTATGCAAGAGTGGATTGGCCAGGCACTTAGCAATGATTGGACAGCCGTCGCTAAGGTGATTGAAGACGAGCAAAGCGTGATTGAAGCCACACTGATTGATATGGTTGATAATCACGGTTGTGGACTGATTTTAACGACGGGCGGTACAGGCCCTGCAAAACGTGATGTCACGCCAGAAGCGACTGAAAATGTCTGCGATAAAATTTTAGATGGTTTTGCCGAGCAGATGCGTGCGGTCTCTTTACAATATGTGCCTACGGCAATTTTATCGCGCCAAATTGCGGGAACACGTGGTAGCTGTTTAATTATTAATTTACCAGGTAAGCCGTCTGCAATAGGCGAATGTTTAGAAGCCGTTTTTCCAGCGGTTCCTTACTGCATTGACTTAATTGAAGGTCCTTATCTTGAAACCAATGACAGCTTTGTAAAAGGTTTTAGACCCAAACACGCTAAAAAACCAAACGCCTAA
- a CDS encoding thioesterase family protein yields the protein MTLISTSLNWQYPKPFIFQHTVQQGDLDFLGHVNNKSYLAWMENVAWQHAKSVGISHEKQRELNRIMAVYENCMQYLASCYLGDKLLIATWVGEQQGYCLRKRYFQIIRESDLKTVFTAQATYVCIDLTDHKPKKIPAEFIKPYQTNP from the coding sequence ATGACATTGATTTCTACATCATTAAATTGGCAATATCCAAAGCCATTTATTTTTCAACACACTGTCCAGCAAGGAGACCTGGATTTTTTGGGGCACGTAAACAATAAAAGTTACCTGGCCTGGATGGAAAACGTCGCGTGGCAACACGCAAAATCGGTGGGCATAAGCCATGAAAAGCAGCGTGAACTAAACCGTATTATGGCGGTGTATGAAAACTGTATGCAGTATTTAGCAAGCTGTTATTTGGGGGATAAACTACTGATTGCTACTTGGGTGGGCGAACAACAAGGTTATTGCTTACGTAAACGCTACTTTCAAATTATTAGAGAGAGTGACCTAAAAACGGTGTTTACCGCTCAAGCAACCTATGTCTGTATTGATTTAACAGACCATAAACCCAAAAAAATACCCGCTGAGTTTATAAAGCCCTATCAAACAAACCCTTAG
- a CDS encoding DUF2798 domain-containing protein has product MFHAKYQSILFAFFMAFFMSFLMSAIISFFNVGLPEGFMVIWMKAWFMAFIVAFPIVIFVAPAVRKLVGRLVKIETQA; this is encoded by the coding sequence ATGTTTCACGCAAAATACCAATCGATTTTATTCGCATTTTTTATGGCCTTTTTTATGTCTTTTTTAATGTCCGCGATTATTAGTTTTTTTAACGTTGGCTTGCCAGAAGGCTTTATGGTTATTTGGATGAAAGCTTGGTTTATGGCTTTTATAGTCGCGTTTCCAATCGTGATTTTTGTTGCACCAGCGGTGCGTAAATTGGTAGGGCGTTTAGTGAAAATTGAGACACAAGCCTAG
- a CDS encoding YceI family protein has product MTKIRTLFLSVALLSVSGTAISAPVSYAIDTPGMHASINFKIKHLGYSWLTGRFNQFSGEYQYDDKNLANSKINVKIDTKSVSTNHAERDKHLRSDEFLNVSKYPESTFISSSISGTDENMQVKGDFTLNGVTKPVTIQAHKIGEGKDPWGGYRSGFSGTTEIKLADYNITKNLGPASTTVLLELHIEGTKK; this is encoded by the coding sequence ATGACTAAAATCCGTACTTTATTTTTATCAGTAGCACTGCTGTCTGTATCAGGCACTGCGATTTCCGCTCCAGTCAGTTATGCAATTGATACGCCAGGGATGCACGCGTCAATCAATTTTAAAATTAAGCACTTAGGTTACAGTTGGTTAACAGGGCGCTTTAACCAGTTTTCTGGTGAATATCAATATGATGATAAAAATCTTGCGAATAGTAAAATCAATGTAAAAATTGATACTAAAAGTGTGAGCACAAATCATGCAGAACGAGATAAACATTTGCGTAGTGATGAGTTTCTGAATGTGAGTAAATATCCTGAATCAACCTTTATCAGCAGTTCAATCTCTGGCACAGATGAAAATATGCAGGTGAAAGGTGACTTTACTTTAAATGGGGTTACCAAACCAGTCACGATTCAGGCGCATAAAATTGGTGAAGGCAAAGACCCTTGGGGTGGTTACCGTTCTGGTTTTAGTGGTACCACTGAAATTAAATTAGCTGACTACAATATCACTAAAAATTTAGGGCCAGCATCTACAACTGTTTTACTTGAATTGCATATTGAAGGAACCAAAAAATAA
- the prmB gene encoding 50S ribosomal protein L3 N(5)-glutamine methyltransferase has product MSNVNYQSEGLENVLDFVRWGGSLFKKAELYFGHGTDNAFDEARVLVFFVLNLPAEIPENYWQAKLTAQERHQVTELFQRRIESRKPAAYLTGEAWFAGLRFIVNENTLVPRSPIAELISQSYAPWIQDAEAVTHVLDLCTGSGCIGIASLKAFPNSEVDLVDISAEALEVAQKNIDQYGLNDFAHAIQSDLYSALEGKQYDLIVSNPPYVDEIEMQALPEEFKQEPELGLAAGHDGLDLVRKILAEAPKYLKEDGVLIVEVGVSQYFVEQEYPELPLYWFEFEHGGEGVFAIQKSELELFQDVLDAKAFN; this is encoded by the coding sequence ATGAGCAATGTAAATTACCAAAGTGAAGGCTTAGAAAATGTACTGGACTTTGTCCGCTGGGGTGGTAGCTTATTTAAAAAAGCCGAACTCTATTTTGGTCATGGTACCGATAACGCTTTTGATGAAGCGCGCGTTTTGGTATTTTTTGTGTTAAATCTGCCAGCAGAGATTCCAGAAAATTATTGGCAAGCAAAACTAACCGCTCAAGAAAGACATCAAGTGACCGAACTGTTTCAGCGCCGTATAGAATCACGTAAACCCGCGGCCTATTTAACGGGTGAAGCTTGGTTTGCAGGCCTGCGTTTTATTGTGAATGAAAACACGCTGGTACCACGTTCCCCTATAGCAGAACTGATTTCACAGAGTTATGCGCCATGGATTCAAGATGCTGAAGCGGTGACTCATGTTTTAGATTTGTGCACAGGCAGCGGTTGTATTGGGATTGCCTCTTTGAAAGCCTTTCCCAATTCAGAAGTGGATTTGGTCGATATCTCTGCAGAAGCTTTAGAGGTGGCACAGAAAAATATCGACCAATATGGCTTAAATGATTTTGCCCATGCAATTCAGTCCGATTTATATTCGGCTTTAGAAGGCAAACAATACGATTTAATTGTCTCTAATCCACCTTATGTGGATGAAATAGAGATGCAGGCTTTGCCCGAAGAGTTTAAGCAAGAACCTGAGTTGGGTTTGGCAGCAGGGCATGACGGGTTGGATTTGGTTCGCAAGATTTTGGCTGAAGCGCCAAAGTACCTAAAAGAAGATGGGGTGTTGATTGTTGAAGTCGGTGTTTCACAATATTTTGTTGAACAAGAGTACCCTGAATTACCTCTGTATTGGTTTGAGTTTGAACATGGAGGGGAAGGGGTGTTTGCTATTCAAAAATCTGAATTAGAACTCTTTCAAGATGTGCTCGATGCAAAAGCGTTCAATTAA
- a CDS encoding carbonic anhydrase codes for MKHPVLKSLIVALGLCALPAMSQTHETPKEPLVDLGAEIKAKTGKDNLAKPEVTSSTPKVIEKKSEPKVEPPKVEQEHKPHWGYSGESGPKHWGGLAPENIQCKVGKNQSPINLKDKAGVGTMGLPQLDIHYRDVPLKIVNNGHTVQVNYPLGSYIKLAGHRYELLQFHFHTPSEHQKDGFNYPMEVHLVHKDGDGNLAVMGVIFQEGEENPEIQTLLSNLPKEIGKEEIRRGASINPVMFIPGNTEFYKYSGSLTTPPCSEGVYWMVFKNPIEASIEQIQQLNEVMGENARPVQEINSRTLLKSWSEQLLEQEAPRYEFY; via the coding sequence ATGAAGCACCCTGTATTAAAATCTTTAATTGTTGCGTTAGGCTTATGTGCTTTGCCCGCCATGTCGCAAACGCATGAAACGCCAAAAGAGCCATTAGTGGATTTAGGTGCTGAGATTAAAGCTAAAACGGGTAAGGATAACTTGGCCAAGCCAGAGGTGACCTCTTCTACACCTAAGGTTATAGAAAAAAAGAGTGAGCCAAAGGTAGAACCTCCCAAGGTTGAACAAGAGCACAAACCGCATTGGGGATACTCGGGTGAGTCAGGGCCGAAGCATTGGGGGGGGTTAGCTCCTGAAAATATTCAATGTAAGGTAGGTAAAAACCAATCGCCTATTAACTTAAAAGATAAAGCTGGCGTGGGCACAATGGGTTTGCCACAACTCGATATACATTATCGTGATGTACCTTTAAAAATCGTCAATAATGGCCATACCGTGCAAGTCAATTACCCGCTTGGCAGTTACATTAAGCTCGCTGGCCATCGTTATGAACTTCTACAGTTTCACTTTCATACGCCAAGTGAGCACCAGAAGGATGGTTTTAATTATCCTATGGAAGTGCATCTAGTGCATAAAGATGGTGATGGGAATCTCGCAGTAATGGGGGTGATTTTTCAGGAAGGTGAAGAGAATCCTGAAATTCAGACACTATTAAGCAACCTTCCAAAAGAGATTGGTAAAGAGGAGATTCGTAGAGGAGCAAGTATAAACCCCGTTATGTTTATTCCTGGAAATACGGAGTTTTATAAATACAGCGGTTCTTTAACAACCCCACCTTGTTCTGAAGGGGTGTATTGGATGGTTTTTAAAAACCCAATTGAAGCGTCTATTGAACAAATTCAGCAGTTGAATGAAGTCATGGGCGAAAATGCACGTCCAGTTCAAGAGATCAATTCACGTACCCTACTTAAATCTTGGTCAGAACAATTATTGGAGCAGGAAGCTCCAAGGTATGAATTTTATTAA